Genomic window (Zingiber officinale cultivar Zhangliang chromosome 2B, Zo_v1.1, whole genome shotgun sequence):
atttaggaaTTAATTGTTAATTATAATCGTATACAATGGATGGTTTAAGGAATCTAGGTCAATCTTTCACTGTTAAGAAATTTATCATACTCTTTACTTTGTGTCACGTGTATTTCATCATCAGTGAATAAATTTTATTGCTAGTTGTTCATGCTAGCAATACCAAGTAGTGGCAAATAACATCTGCTTAAGTGAATAAACATAACATGGCATTgtcagaaaataataataataacatggATGACATGATATAGTTTAGTTGATTTCTTAGAATAACTTGCGATTAAAAGgtttaatcaaaattatcaatTGTTGAACCAATGTGGCATGTCGATCCATTTGATTGGCCTGATGCGGATGCCATCTTCAATGGCTGACAGTATGGTGAATTAGCTTTGTCAAAAAGGCATAAATAAGTTTGCTAAAATGAAAGTACCGAGGACATTATATGAAATCATTAATAAAAACAGATTGGAGCACCTTCTAAATCATATATATAGAGAAACAGCGGATCAAATTTTCAAACAAGTTACTAGAAAGGCCacgcaagaaaaaaaataagtatcTTGAATTAAATCATATCTCAATATCCAAGAGCTAACCAAGAATTAACTGTTTAGGTATATAGAAATGCAAAGAATGATCACCAAGAACAGGTTTACACAAAAAAAGCTATAGAATTAAAagttaataaataatattatttaaaaaaacgtGCGAGTTCAACCCAGTTCACATTGGTAACTGCTAGACCATTCTTTTCTAAAATATGTTGGCAGAGGGAAGGAGGTTGATTAGTATAATCATACAATAAGTTGTGAACATATGCAACTCTTCACACAATACTTCAATGAAATAAACAAAGCAAAAAATCATTTTTTAGAATTGCTGCATGTACAGATCAGCAAACTGTCAACCAATTACCTCATTTCTATGCCGAACCAAAAGCTTTGAGATCCATTGTAATGCTTCAATTCGAGTTGCCTCCCATTCATTCGTTAGTTCTCTGaccaaagaaaatgaaaaaaagaagAAGTGACTTTCAAAAATAATCCCATTTTCTTACACCGACGATGACCCACACCTTTTTTGGATGTCTCTGGAGAGAAGAATGATGATTGTTTATGTACAGttcaaatcaaacatttgtattaCATATCTTTCATGCTGATTTAAAGGCAGAAGAGCTAAATTATCAGATTCTAAATGCAAAGTAATTTTCACATCTAACTGATACCCAAGTGCTAAATAAACACACCTCCTAGCAATCGAGAGAATTGCATCTATATTGAATCCATCAGCTGGATTAGCATGGATGCCACGAAGCTCCTCATTGGTTTCACGAGCAACCTGTTCATAAATCATGCAATAACATGAAACTTCATCAAAAAGTTTAAATAGAAAATGCAGAAGATGTGCATTCTACTCACCACTCTTATCTTTTCCTCCTTGTCAGATATGCAGGGTAATATAGCCCCTAGAATTTCTGCATAGTAAGGCACAAGCTGCTCTCGACCAAGTTTTACAAACTCATTTATCTGAAGAACATGATATTTGTAGTTTAATTATCAATTATCCTAAATTAAAATAATGAAGCTACAGAGAAGTAGGGCCTTGCCGACAATTGATAAGGTTGAGACATCTAACATAATGCCTAATTCCAAGAATTTAATTAAAGAAAGTTACAAGAGGGCATACCCATGTGATAGCTGTCAATCGAGTAAATTCATCTGGAGAACTAGCCCTCTGGACTAATATTTCAGCCATTCGTCCATAGTCAACATTCTTCATAACAGAAAAACCTCAAATTAGGAAACATAGAATAGTATAACCATCAAGCGGAGATCTAGAGTAACAATTTCTAGAATTCTCTCAATATATATAGAATATCAAGCAGCCTTGCACTTGCACAACTAGCTGGTTGAATTGAAGCTTACAGGAGAATTTTTTATTTCTTGAAGAAACTCAGATAGTGCAGAATCTGCTTGTTGTCGTATTTCATGGCTGGAGTCACTTAACATGTTGAACAAACCTAAGAAAAAATAATCACTTTATGCAATCACTCCAGTGCAACCCCAAAAAAATGTTTGCTTTTTCAGTTAGATTACCATCAAGGAAATCTGGCAGAAAGCCAAGCATGTCAATATCTGGAACACTATCCAACACAGTTATCCATCCAACCAAAAATTGTCGGACGTAAGGATTGAGTACATTCATGCGCTCCCTTAGTAGTGGTATAAATTCTTCTATGCTTTAAAGGGAAATAACAAAAATGTAAACACATTTCAGGACCATACATGTAATAAAAGAAACTAAAGCAGATAAGTCAAAATGGCACACCTGAATTGATCACTCTCAGTCACAATATCCTGTTGAAGGCAttgaactcaagaggagattatCTATATTTACCAATTTTTCACACATGAACTCATCAAATTCAAAAATTACCTTTATGAGACGATCTAAAAGATGAGCTGCACTCTGCACACTAGGATCAGAGTCTGCTGAAAGCTTACAAAGTGCATCAAATATCTTATTGAAAAATACAATAAAATCTCCTCTAACAACCTGCACAATGATAGAATAACATAGATAACCATTACTGAAGAAGAGCAAAAAACTAATTTTGTGAGCTAGACAAGATAAACAAAATCATAATCACCTTTGCAATATTATACAATGCTTCACAAGCATAATATCGAACTCTGCTGTCTTGATCAACAAAAGATTTAAGAACTGGTGGTACAATTTTCTATAATATCATCCAAAAAGGATATGTTAGCTAAGAACGTCTGTAACATAAACCAGCAGGAAACACTTCCAATTTTGATAAATATAACGTGTAAGTCTTACCTCCAGATGCTGAGCAGCATCTGTTCCCAAACCAACAGTAGCCGCTGCAAGCCCTATTAACCCGCCCTGCAAGTAAAAAATAGAATATACGAGTTCGCGAAGCACCAACATAGACTTTTCAAATCCAAACGAACGGTTTGCTCATTCCAGAGAAATGAAATATCACAGTTGTTTAAGTAATAGCGAacggaccttcctatggtttgccTGCGGCGAGCCAGCAAATTCCGAGGTCAACAGGTTGATCACAGCCGAAATCTTATCATGCTCCCCAGAAAGTGCGAACTGTTTGATGATCCCTTCGATCTGCGCTCTCGAAATATCTCAATATGACCAAACACATCATATCACAAAAAAGCAAGGATCCCTCTTCCCGAAGAATTAGGGGAAAGGATCGGGATCGGTGCAGAATACCTCGAGAGCAGCATTCTTCCGCTTTTCGTAGAGCTTGTCTGCGAGGTTGCGGAAGACGTTGGCGGGGATCAACGACAAGGCGTCGGCCATGTCGCCAAAGATCTCGACGGACTCGATCAAATAAGGAAACCAGTCTTTCGGCAAACCTTATGCTCGACGAATCAGGACATGGCAGAGGGGGGAATCGGCTCCAATCTAGTCGAGACCTTCGACGGGCGATC
Coding sequences:
- the LOC122046204 gene encoding protein VAC14 homolog isoform X2, translating into MADALSLIPANVFRNLADKLYEKRKNAALEIEGIIKQFALSGEHDKISAVINLLTSEFAGSPQANHRKGGLIGLAAATVGLGTDAAQHLEKIVPPVLKSFVDQDSRVRYYACEALYNIAKVVRGDFIVFFNKIFDALCKLSADSDPSVQSAAHLLDRLIKDIVTESDQFSIEEFIPLLRERMNVLNPYVRQFLVGWITVLDSVPDIDMLGFLPDFLDGLFNMLSDSSHEIRQQADSALSEFLQEIKNSPNVDYGRMAEILVQRASSPDEFTRLTAITWINEFVKLGREQLVPYYAEILGAILPCISDKEEKIRVVARETNEELRGIHANPADGFNIDAILSIARRELTNEWEATRIEALQWISKLLVRHRNEVISYLNCTFDSLMNALSDSSNRVVLLVLEVHACIAEDPQHFCRLIELLVRKFQRDRALLERRGALIVRRLCVLLDAERVYRQFSLNLEHETDLGFASVMVQALNLILLTSSELADLRALVKQSLVNSSGKDLFISLYSSWCHSPMATISLCLLAQAYNHASSVIQSLCEEDINAKFLVQLDKLIRLLETPIFAYIRLQLLEPGKHTWLLKTLYGLLMLLPQQSAAFKILRTRLKTVPSYTLGAEQLKRTSSENPYSQILQVTEDSRTQYTTIDFQSKLQKFEQMQHRHRLHSRSQLQSPNLSSSTMSQISEESRESSPQPEIMQHPSGPTWNVPGQLRT
- the LOC122046204 gene encoding protein VAC14 homolog isoform X1 — encoded protein: MADALSLIPANVFRNLADKLYEKRKNAALEIEGIIKQFALSGEHDKISAVINLLTSEFAGSPQANHRKGGLIGLAAATVGLGTDAAQHLEKIVPPVLKSFVDQDSRVRYYACEALYNIAKVVRGDFIVFFNKIFDALCKLSADSDPSVQSAAHLLDRLIKDIVTESDQFSIEEFIPLLRERMNVLNPYVRQFLVGWITVLDSVPDIDMLGFLPDFLDGLFNMLSDSSHEIRQQADSALSEFLQEIKNSPNVDYGRMAEILVQRASSPDEFTRLTAITWINEFVKLGREQLVPYYAEILGAILPCISDKEEKIRVVARETNEELRGIHANPADGFNIDAILSIARRELTNEWEATRIEALQWISKLLVRHRNEVISYLNCTFDSLMNALSDSSNRVVLLVLEVHACIAEDPQHFCRLIELLVRKFQRDRALLERRGALIVRRLCVLLDAERVYRQFSLNLEHETDLGFASVMVQALNLILLTSSELADLRALVKQSLVNSSGKDLFISLYSSWCHSPMATISLCLLAQAYNHASSVIQSLCEEDINAKFLVQLDKLIRLLETPIFAYIRLQLLEPGKHTWLLKTLYGLLMLLPQQSAAFKILRTRLKTVPSYTLGAEQLKRTSSENPYSQILQVTEDSRTQYTTIDFQSKLQKFEQMQHRHRLHSRSQLQSPNLSSSTMSQEIQISEESRESSPQPEIMQHPSGPTWNVPGQLRT